The proteins below are encoded in one region of Pseudonocardia sp. DSM 110487:
- a CDS encoding MaoC family dehydratase — protein sequence MAGLGTLYVKAALGAVGPRGHTLPDTAIVRDVSVDRDHLAEYAHVCGFPVADALPVTYPHVLAFPLQVELMARRSFPLPLPGLVHVRNRITAHRAIDAAERLAVRVHAEGLRAHPKGAQVDLVAEIDAAGEVVWEGRSTYLARGATAPDGAPDPAEPAGIDDATAVATWRVDSGTGRRYARVSGDVNPIHLHPLTAKAFGFPRAIAHGMWTAARAVAALQGRLPSGMGYDVAFGKPLLLPSTVELRTRAEGDAWAVEVRGRKASHLKARITRP from the coding sequence ATGGCGGGCCTCGGCACCCTCTACGTCAAAGCCGCGCTCGGTGCGGTCGGTCCGCGCGGGCACACGCTGCCCGACACCGCGATCGTCAGGGATGTCTCCGTCGATCGCGACCACCTCGCGGAGTACGCGCACGTGTGCGGCTTCCCCGTCGCCGACGCCCTCCCGGTCACCTACCCGCACGTGCTGGCGTTCCCGCTGCAGGTGGAGCTGATGGCGCGGCGGTCTTTCCCGTTGCCGTTGCCCGGGCTCGTGCACGTCCGGAACCGGATCACGGCGCACCGGGCCATCGACGCCGCGGAGCGGCTCGCCGTCCGCGTGCACGCCGAGGGGCTGCGGGCGCACCCGAAGGGTGCGCAGGTGGACCTCGTCGCCGAGATCGACGCTGCGGGCGAAGTGGTGTGGGAGGGCCGAAGCACCTATCTCGCCCGCGGCGCCACCGCACCCGATGGCGCTCCCGACCCGGCCGAGCCGGCCGGGATCGACGACGCCACAGCGGTCGCCACCTGGCGCGTCGACTCCGGCACCGGCCGCCGCTACGCCCGCGTGAGCGGGGACGTGAACCCCATACACCTGCACCCGTTGACGGCGAAGGCGTTCGGCTTCCCGCGGGCGATCGCGCACGGCATGTGGACCGCGGCGCGTGCCGTCGCCGCGCTCCAGGGTCGGCTGCCATCGGGCATGGGCTACGACGTGGCGTTCGGCAAGCCGCTGTTGCTCCCCTCCACGGTGGAACTGCGCACGCGAGCGGAAGGCGACGCGTGGGCGGTGGAGGTCCGAGGCCGCAAGGCCTCCCACCTGAAGGCACGTATCACCCGGCCCTGA
- a CDS encoding 3-oxoacyl-ACP reductase, producing the protein MKDTLRDLSQNRFVQRLGVPRIPVLRRYEPGRPLLDGPALVAAVGKGGIADDVRALLADAGVAEAGEEGKVAAAVLDATAVRTLDDLATAQQFLTPAVRRLAPSGRLLLLGPAADAEDAEAAAVAQAFEGLVRSAGKEVRAGATANLLVVAPDAGVDALASSLRFFLSARSAFVSGQVVRVAAPVGPVEPEDPARPLAGRIAVVTGAARGIGEAIADTLHRDGATIVAVDVPAAGDALARVANRTGGTALQLDITASDAPERLLAHLRDRHGRVDVVVHNAGITRDKLLANMDADRWNAVLAVNLRSQLAINGALLADAGLLGDSARIVCISSMSGIAGNRGQTNYAASKAGVIGMVRALAPRLAARGATINAIAPGFIETAMTAKMPLATREAGRRVNSLRQGGLPVDVAEAVGWLGQAASAGVTGQVVRVDGQNMLGA; encoded by the coding sequence ATGAAGGACACACTGCGCGACCTGTCGCAGAACCGGTTCGTCCAGCGGCTCGGGGTGCCGCGCATCCCGGTGCTGCGCCGCTACGAGCCAGGGCGGCCGCTGCTCGACGGGCCCGCACTGGTCGCCGCCGTGGGCAAGGGCGGGATCGCGGACGACGTCCGCGCCCTGCTCGCCGACGCCGGGGTGGCAGAAGCGGGCGAGGAGGGCAAGGTGGCCGCGGCCGTCCTCGACGCCACGGCTGTGCGCACCCTCGACGACCTGGCCACCGCCCAGCAGTTCCTCACGCCCGCGGTGCGTCGGCTTGCCCCGTCCGGACGGCTGCTGCTGCTCGGTCCGGCCGCCGACGCCGAGGACGCTGAGGCCGCGGCCGTGGCACAGGCGTTCGAAGGGCTGGTCCGCTCGGCGGGCAAGGAAGTGCGGGCAGGGGCCACGGCCAACCTGCTCGTCGTGGCGCCCGACGCAGGCGTCGACGCGCTCGCCTCCTCGCTGCGGTTCTTCCTGTCCGCCCGCTCGGCGTTCGTCTCCGGGCAGGTCGTCCGGGTCGCGGCGCCGGTCGGCCCTGTCGAGCCGGAAGATCCGGCGCGGCCGCTCGCCGGGCGGATCGCCGTCGTCACGGGCGCCGCGAGGGGCATCGGCGAGGCCATCGCCGACACCCTGCACCGCGACGGCGCCACGATCGTGGCGGTGGACGTCCCGGCCGCGGGCGACGCGCTGGCCCGGGTCGCCAACCGCACCGGCGGCACCGCGTTGCAGCTCGACATCACCGCGTCCGACGCGCCCGAACGGCTGCTCGCGCATCTGCGCGATCGGCACGGCCGCGTCGACGTGGTGGTGCACAACGCCGGCATCACCCGCGACAAGCTGCTCGCCAACATGGACGCCGACCGCTGGAACGCCGTTCTCGCGGTCAACCTGCGCTCCCAGCTCGCGATCAACGGCGCGCTGCTCGCGGACGCCGGCCTGCTCGGTGACAGTGCGCGGATCGTCTGCATCTCCTCGATGAGCGGGATCGCCGGCAACCGCGGGCAGACGAACTACGCGGCGAGCAAGGCGGGCGTGATCGGGATGGTCCGCGCGCTCGCCCCTCGGCTCGCCGCGCGGGGGGCCACGATCAACGCGATCGCGCCGGGGTTCATCGAGACCGCGATGACGGCGAAGATGCCGCTCGCCACCCGGGAGGCGGGCAGGCGGGTCAACAGCCTGCGTCAGGGCGGGCTGCCCGTCGACGTCGCCGAGGCGGTGGGCTGGCTCGGCCAGGCCGCGTCGGCAGGCGTCACGGGCCAGGTGGTGCGGGTCGACGGCCAGAACATGCTGGGGGCCTGA
- a CDS encoding acetyl-CoA C-acetyltransferase yields the protein MPETRRKAAVIGGNRIPFARANGAYVRASNLDMLTATLDGLAARFGLAGQRLGEVAGGAVLKHSRDRDLTREAVLGSTLSPYTPAYDVQQACGTGLETVVLVANKIALGQVDSGIAAGVDTASDAPIALNDDLRRVLMALNAAKTLGARIAALRGLRPGQIVPDIPRNAEPRTGLSMGEHAAITAQEWQVGREEQDELAVASHRNLAAAYDRGFFDDLVTPYLGLTRDQNLRADTSVEKLVKLKPVFGRGDAATMTAGNSTPLTDGASAVLLGSDEWAAEHRLPVLAHVVDAETAAVDFVHGQDGLLTAPVYAVPRLLERNGLTLQDFDFYEIHEAFASTVLATLKAWEDPAFAKERLGLDAPLGSIDRSKLNVAGSSLATGHPFAATGGRIVATLAKLLQEKGAPARGLISICAAGGQGVVAILEAA from the coding sequence ATGCCGGAGACCCGGAGGAAGGCCGCCGTGATCGGCGGCAACCGCATCCCGTTCGCCCGCGCGAACGGCGCGTACGTCCGCGCGTCCAACCTCGACATGCTCACCGCGACGCTCGACGGCCTCGCGGCGCGCTTCGGCCTTGCCGGGCAGCGGCTCGGCGAGGTGGCAGGGGGCGCGGTGCTCAAGCACAGCCGCGACCGCGACCTCACCCGTGAGGCCGTGCTCGGCAGCACGCTCTCGCCGTACACGCCCGCCTACGACGTGCAGCAGGCCTGCGGCACCGGGCTGGAGACCGTCGTCCTCGTCGCCAACAAGATCGCCCTCGGGCAGGTCGACAGCGGGATCGCCGCCGGCGTCGACACGGCGAGCGACGCGCCGATCGCCCTGAACGACGATCTGCGCCGCGTGCTCATGGCGCTGAACGCCGCGAAGACCCTCGGGGCGCGCATCGCCGCGCTGCGCGGGCTGCGCCCCGGCCAGATCGTGCCGGACATCCCGCGCAACGCCGAGCCACGCACCGGGCTCTCGATGGGCGAGCACGCGGCGATCACCGCCCAGGAATGGCAGGTCGGCCGCGAGGAGCAGGACGAGCTCGCCGTCGCGAGCCACCGCAACCTCGCCGCGGCCTACGACCGCGGCTTCTTCGACGACCTGGTCACGCCCTACCTCGGCCTCACCCGCGACCAGAACCTGCGCGCCGACACCTCTGTGGAGAAGCTCGTGAAGCTGAAGCCGGTGTTCGGTCGCGGGGACGCCGCGACGATGACGGCCGGCAACTCCACCCCGCTCACCGACGGCGCATCCGCGGTGCTGCTCGGTTCCGACGAGTGGGCCGCCGAGCACCGTCTGCCGGTGCTCGCGCACGTCGTCGACGCCGAGACCGCCGCCGTCGACTTCGTGCACGGTCAGGACGGGTTGCTCACCGCGCCCGTGTACGCGGTGCCTCGACTGCTCGAGCGCAACGGCCTCACGCTGCAGGACTTCGACTTCTACGAGATCCACGAGGCGTTCGCGTCCACCGTGCTCGCCACCCTCAAGGCTTGGGAGGACCCGGCGTTCGCGAAGGAGCGGCTCGGCCTCGACGCCCCGCTCGGGTCGATCGACCGGTCGAAGCTCAACGTCGCGGGCTCGTCGCTCGCCACCGGCCACCCGTTCGCGGCAACCGGTGGGCGGATCGTCGCGACCCTGGCAAAGCTGCTGCAGGAGAAGGGCGCCCCGGCCCGCGGGCTGATCAGCATCTGCGCGGCGGGCGGGCAGGGCGTCGTCGCGATCCTGGAGGCGGCCTGA
- a CDS encoding TetR family transcriptional regulator: protein MQSVRDRRASRWDDHRRTRRAELTDAAIAAIRAHGAGAGMDDVAAAARTSKTAVYRHFADRNQLYVAVCERVAEVLLGQVRAAMDGAAGPRAKTAAAIAAYLRLIEHDPQVYRFVMHRPLADADLVADLVSLIGDQVAEVIAEQLTDAGSDPGPAVPWGHGVVGMVRSAADNWIARPAGMTRDQLADHLTALAWAGLSGVVARTEEETS from the coding sequence GTGCAGTCGGTACGGGATCGGCGGGCCAGCCGGTGGGACGACCACCGGCGCACTCGGCGTGCCGAGCTCACCGATGCCGCCATCGCCGCCATCCGCGCCCACGGCGCAGGCGCCGGGATGGACGACGTGGCCGCCGCGGCCCGCACGAGCAAGACCGCCGTCTACCGGCACTTCGCCGATCGCAACCAGCTCTACGTCGCGGTCTGCGAACGGGTGGCCGAGGTGCTGCTCGGACAGGTGCGCGCGGCGATGGACGGCGCAGCCGGCCCCCGCGCGAAGACCGCGGCCGCCATCGCGGCATACCTACGCCTGATCGAGCACGACCCGCAGGTGTACCGGTTCGTGATGCACCGGCCGCTTGCCGACGCCGACCTGGTCGCCGACCTGGTCTCGCTGATCGGCGACCAGGTCGCGGAGGTCATCGCCGAACAGCTCACCGACGCGGGCTCCGATCCCGGCCCCGCCGTGCCGTGGGGCCACGGAGTGGTGGGGATGGTCCGTTCGGCGGCGGACAACTGGATCGCCCGTCCGGCGGGTATGACCAGGGACCAGCTGGCCGATCACCTCACCGCCCTCGCGTGGGCGGGGCTGTCCGGGGTGGTCGCCCGCACCGAGGAGGAGACGTCATGA
- a CDS encoding acyl-CoA dehydrogenase codes for MTVDRHALQGVLDGRWARVRDEIRAQMDELAFNPDPNLSTEEYRALTTENLRHLASTGRPRQGFDPVYGGEGDVGGVVTAFAMLGYGDLSLLVKAGVQWGLFGGAVQVLGTSRHHDEYLRQIMDGELLGCFAMTETGHGSDVQHLRTTATYDPATQEFEIHTPDVDARKDYIGNAARDGRMAVVFAQLITQGQPQGVHALLVPIRDESGAPMPGVTIGDCGRKAGLNGVDNGRLMFDHVRVPREALLNRFGDVAEDGTYNSSIANETRRFFTMLGTLVRGRISVAGGAGTATQKALALAIRYGAVRRQFADPSTGEEVVVLDYLVHQRKLLPALATTYALNFAQSDLVSDMHDLQAPGAEGDEWRQRDLETRAAGIKAVATWHATATIQTCREACGGAGYLAANLLPTLKADTDVFTTFEGDNTVLLQLVAKTLLSDYGRRVARLDMAGKARFAADLVAGSVAERTGLRAILRRGDIRDRAYQRWLLVEREQHLLTNAAQRMRKALAPGADQFGIFNGAQDHLLVAARAHVDRILFDSFAAAVDRTGDAGVRNLLGDVLRLYALTVIENDRAFFIEHSYLTSGRAKAVTQAVNALCGRLRPHARTLVDSFGIPERWLDCPLLDGERETGPAAPAPSRDEPSDLASVG; via the coding sequence ATGACGGTCGACCGGCACGCCCTGCAGGGCGTCCTCGACGGGAGGTGGGCGCGGGTCCGCGACGAGATCCGCGCCCAGATGGACGAGCTCGCGTTCAACCCCGACCCGAACCTCTCCACCGAGGAGTACCGCGCCCTCACCACCGAGAACCTGCGCCACCTCGCGAGCACGGGACGGCCCCGGCAGGGGTTCGACCCGGTGTACGGCGGCGAGGGCGACGTCGGCGGCGTGGTCACCGCGTTCGCGATGCTCGGCTACGGCGACCTGTCATTGCTGGTCAAGGCCGGTGTGCAGTGGGGATTGTTCGGCGGCGCGGTGCAGGTGCTCGGCACTTCGCGTCACCACGACGAGTACCTGCGGCAGATCATGGACGGCGAGCTCCTCGGCTGCTTCGCGATGACCGAGACCGGCCACGGCTCCGACGTCCAGCACCTGCGCACCACGGCCACCTACGACCCGGCCACCCAGGAGTTCGAGATCCACACGCCGGACGTGGACGCCCGCAAGGACTACATCGGCAACGCCGCCCGGGATGGCCGGATGGCCGTGGTCTTCGCACAGCTGATCACGCAGGGGCAGCCGCAGGGCGTGCACGCGCTGCTCGTGCCGATCCGGGACGAGTCCGGCGCCCCGATGCCCGGCGTCACCATCGGCGACTGCGGCCGGAAGGCGGGCCTCAACGGCGTCGACAACGGCCGGCTGATGTTCGACCACGTGCGCGTGCCGCGCGAGGCGCTGCTCAACCGGTTCGGCGACGTGGCCGAGGACGGCACGTACAACAGCTCGATCGCGAACGAGACCCGCCGGTTCTTCACGATGCTCGGCACGCTCGTCCGCGGCCGGATCAGCGTGGCGGGCGGTGCGGGCACCGCCACGCAGAAGGCGCTCGCGCTGGCGATCCGCTACGGCGCCGTCCGGCGGCAGTTCGCCGACCCCTCCACCGGCGAGGAGGTCGTGGTCCTCGACTACCTCGTGCACCAGCGCAAGCTCCTGCCCGCGCTCGCCACCACCTACGCGCTGAACTTCGCGCAGAGCGACCTGGTGTCGGACATGCACGACCTCCAGGCCCCGGGCGCCGAGGGCGACGAGTGGCGCCAGCGCGACCTGGAGACCCGCGCCGCGGGCATCAAGGCCGTGGCCACATGGCACGCCACGGCCACCATCCAGACCTGCCGGGAGGCGTGCGGCGGTGCCGGCTACCTCGCCGCCAACCTGCTGCCGACGCTCAAGGCCGACACCGACGTGTTCACCACGTTCGAGGGCGACAACACCGTGCTGTTGCAGCTCGTCGCCAAGACGCTGCTGTCCGACTACGGCCGCCGCGTCGCCCGGCTCGACATGGCGGGCAAGGCCCGGTTCGCGGCCGACCTCGTGGCAGGCTCCGTGGCCGAGCGCACCGGCCTGCGCGCGATCCTGCGCCGCGGCGACATTCGGGACCGCGCGTACCAGCGGTGGCTGCTCGTCGAACGCGAGCAGCACCTGCTCACGAACGCGGCGCAGCGGATGCGCAAGGCACTCGCGCCGGGCGCCGACCAGTTCGGGATCTTCAACGGCGCCCAGGACCACCTGCTCGTCGCCGCCCGCGCCCACGTCGACCGGATCCTGTTCGACTCGTTCGCCGCCGCCGTCGACCGGACAGGCGACGCGGGCGTGCGCAACCTTCTCGGCGACGTACTGCGGCTCTACGCGCTGACGGTGATCGAGAACGACCGAGCGTTCTTCATCGAGCACTCCTACCTGACGTCGGGCCGCGCCAAGGCCGTGACGCAGGCCGTCAACGCGCTCTGCGGGCGGCTGCGCCCGCACGCCCGCACCCTCGTCGACAGCTTCGGCATCCCGGAGCGGTGGCTGGACTGCCCGCTGCTGGACGGCGAGCGCGAGACCGGGCCCGCCGCACCTGCCCCTTCGCGGGACGAGCCGAGTGACCTGGCCTCAGTGGGTTAG
- the vanH gene encoding D-lactate dehydrogenase VanH: MTYRGPARTAARPLASSSSSAISTGITIYGCEWDEAALFRELAPRFRITPTITAAAVSEANIDLAFGNRCISVGHKSQIANHTLLALSQIGVTYISTRSVGYDHVDVGYAARIGISVENVAYSPDSVADYTLMLMLMAVRNAKSTIRSADVHDYRLTDARGKELRDLTIGVIGTGRIGTAVMDRLRGFGCRVLAYDNRPHAAADYVPLDELIRLSDIVTLHTPLTADTHHLLDRRRIEEMKRGAFVINTGRGSLLDTEALVAALQSGRLGGAALDVLEGEEGIFYADRRNNPVENEALLRLQELPNVLISPHTAYYTDHALSDTVENSITNCLKFESGNHHG, translated from the coding sequence ATGACCTACCGCGGACCGGCGCGAACAGCGGCCCGACCTCTGGCGTCCTCGTCCTCGTCGGCCATCTCGACGGGAATTACGATCTATGGATGCGAGTGGGATGAAGCCGCCTTGTTCCGAGAGCTGGCGCCCCGCTTCCGCATAACGCCGACCATCACCGCGGCAGCGGTATCCGAAGCCAATATTGACCTCGCATTCGGAAACCGGTGCATCAGCGTCGGCCATAAATCTCAAATCGCCAATCACACCCTTCTTGCACTGAGTCAGATCGGCGTCACGTACATCTCCACGAGAAGCGTCGGATACGATCACGTCGATGTGGGGTACGCAGCGCGCATCGGCATTTCCGTCGAAAACGTCGCCTACTCTCCCGACAGCGTCGCCGACTACACGCTGATGCTGATGCTGATGGCGGTGCGAAATGCCAAGTCCACCATCCGCAGCGCGGATGTTCATGATTACAGATTGACCGACGCACGCGGGAAGGAACTACGCGATCTGACGATCGGGGTAATCGGAACAGGACGTATCGGGACAGCGGTCATGGACCGACTGAGGGGATTCGGCTGCCGAGTACTGGCCTACGACAACCGCCCCCATGCGGCCGCCGACTACGTTCCCCTCGATGAGCTGATACGGCTGAGCGACATCGTAACGCTCCACACACCGCTCACCGCCGATACGCACCACCTCCTCGATCGCCGCCGTATCGAGGAGATGAAGCGCGGCGCGTTCGTCATCAATACCGGACGCGGTTCTCTGCTCGATACCGAGGCGCTTGTTGCGGCATTGCAGAGCGGCCGGCTGGGCGGTGCGGCACTGGACGTCCTCGAAGGCGAGGAAGGAATATTCTACGCCGACCGCAGAAACAATCCGGTTGAGAACGAAGCGTTGCTGCGGCTACAAGAGCTGCCGAACGTGCTCATCAGCCCGCATACGGCCTACTACACAGACCATGCCCTGAGCGACACCGTGGAAAACTCCATCACGAACTGTCTGAAATTCGAAAGCGGGAACCACCATGGGTAG
- the vanA gene encoding D-alanine--(R)-lactate ligase, translating into MGRLRVGVIFGGSSEEHPVSVKSAQEVARNLDVEKYEPFYIGITKSGSWMLCDGPDANWETGSCRPAVLAPDSSVRGLLVLERGRYETISLDVVLPVLHGKLGEDGAIQGLLELSGIPYVGCDVQSSALCMDKSLAYIVASSAGIATPNFWTVLPNEHIDPDRFTYPVFVKPARSGSSFGVSKVSRKADLPTALKDARQYDSKVLIEEAVIGSEVGCAVLGNDLDLITGEVDRISLSHGFFRIHQESTPESGSENSVAIVPADISTESRSLVQETAKAVYRALGCRGLSRVDMFLEENGRVVLNEVNTLPGMTSYSRYPRMMAAAGLPLAEVLDRMVSSALNGKANERVTSSS; encoded by the coding sequence ATGGGTAGGTTGCGGGTCGGAGTCATCTTCGGGGGTAGCTCCGAAGAGCACCCCGTCTCGGTCAAATCGGCGCAAGAGGTCGCCAGAAACCTCGACGTCGAAAAGTACGAGCCGTTCTACATCGGGATCACGAAGAGCGGTTCCTGGATGCTTTGTGACGGCCCTGACGCAAATTGGGAGACCGGCAGTTGCCGTCCGGCCGTCCTCGCACCGGACAGCAGCGTACGCGGATTGCTCGTCCTGGAGCGGGGACGATACGAAACGATCAGCCTGGACGTCGTACTGCCCGTTCTGCACGGCAAGCTCGGCGAGGACGGCGCGATTCAAGGTTTGTTGGAGCTCTCCGGCATCCCCTACGTGGGCTGCGATGTCCAAAGTTCCGCCCTGTGCATGGACAAATCCCTCGCCTACATCGTCGCCAGCAGCGCGGGAATCGCCACGCCGAATTTCTGGACCGTGCTGCCGAACGAGCACATCGATCCCGACCGGTTCACCTATCCCGTCTTCGTGAAGCCGGCCCGCTCGGGCTCGTCCTTCGGCGTCAGCAAGGTATCTCGAAAAGCGGATCTGCCGACCGCATTGAAAGACGCGAGACAGTACGACTCGAAGGTCTTGATCGAAGAGGCTGTCATCGGCAGCGAGGTCGGATGCGCCGTCCTGGGGAACGACCTGGACTTGATCACAGGCGAGGTGGATCGAATTTCCCTCTCGCACGGCTTTTTCAGGATCCATCAGGAGAGCACACCTGAAAGCGGCTCCGAAAACTCGGTAGCCATCGTTCCCGCCGACATTTCGACAGAGTCGCGTTCGCTCGTCCAGGAGACCGCAAAGGCCGTTTACCGCGCCTTGGGATGCAGGGGACTGTCGCGGGTGGACATGTTCCTCGAGGAGAATGGAAGAGTGGTCCTCAACGAGGTCAACACCCTACCTGGCATGACCTCGTACAGTCGATATCCGAGAATGATGGCAGCCGCCGGGTTGCCGCTTGCCGAAGTGCTCGACCGGATGGTGTCGTCGGCATTGAACGGAAAAGCCAATGAAAGGGTGACTTCGTCTTCTTAG
- a CDS encoding winged helix-turn-helix transcriptional regulator, whose protein sequence is MGEVSMQVTGVMARVRGDVFDSQCPERGVLDHITSKWAVLVLVGLRDGPLRYSALRRAIGGVSEKMLAQTLRTLETDGFVHREVVPTAPPQVTYSLTGLGQEVTVHLAGLLDWIGTHIPDVQRARAARD, encoded by the coding sequence GTGGGTGAGGTGAGCATGCAGGTGACCGGGGTAATGGCCCGCGTTCGGGGTGACGTGTTCGACAGCCAGTGTCCCGAACGCGGTGTGCTGGACCACATCACGAGCAAGTGGGCGGTGCTGGTGCTGGTCGGGTTGCGCGATGGTCCGCTGCGCTACAGCGCGCTGCGCCGGGCCATCGGAGGGGTGAGCGAGAAGATGCTCGCCCAGACGCTGCGCACGCTCGAGACCGACGGGTTCGTCCACCGCGAGGTGGTTCCCACCGCACCGCCGCAGGTCACCTACAGCCTCACCGGCCTCGGGCAGGAAGTCACCGTCCACCTCGCAGGCCTGCTGGACTGGATCGGCACCCACATCCCCGACGTTCAGCGGGCACGCGCCGCGCGAGACTAG
- a CDS encoding NAD(P)H-binding protein, with protein MFVITGVTGKLGRAAIEDLLTRVPAGEVAAVARDPRKVADLAGRGVEVRHGDYEDPASLRAAFTGADVLLFVSSPDITPGVRARQHGNVVDAAVAAGVGRVVYTSATGADDGQGFLADHTVTEELLAGSGLPHTRLRNTFYMEVLVNPGLRAAVDAGELLGADNGVPVNLATIADLGVAASVAVSGEGHAGAVYELRGPVWTLADLARTVSEVSGKDVAYRPVPVEELGRAGFVHQLIASGLVSQPSADLEKLIGRQPTGLRAAVEEALR; from the coding sequence ATGTTCGTCATCACCGGGGTGACCGGGAAGCTGGGCCGGGCGGCCATCGAGGACCTGCTGACGCGGGTGCCTGCCGGAGAGGTCGCCGCGGTGGCCCGTGACCCGCGCAAGGTCGCCGACCTCGCCGGGCGTGGCGTGGAGGTCCGCCATGGCGACTACGAGGACCCCGCCTCCCTGCGCGCGGCGTTCACCGGCGCCGACGTCCTGCTCTTCGTCTCGTCACCGGACATCACGCCCGGTGTCCGGGCCCGTCAGCACGGCAACGTGGTCGACGCCGCCGTCGCCGCGGGCGTGGGACGGGTCGTCTACACGAGCGCGACCGGCGCCGACGACGGTCAGGGGTTCCTCGCCGACCACACCGTCACGGAGGAGCTGCTCGCCGGGTCTGGCCTTCCGCACACCCGGCTGCGCAACACCTTCTACATGGAGGTACTGGTCAACCCCGGCCTCCGCGCTGCCGTCGACGCGGGCGAACTGCTCGGCGCCGACAACGGCGTGCCGGTCAACCTCGCGACGATCGCCGACCTCGGGGTCGCCGCCTCCGTCGCGGTCAGCGGAGAGGGGCACGCGGGCGCCGTGTACGAGCTGCGCGGCCCGGTGTGGACGCTGGCCGACCTCGCCCGCACCGTCTCCGAGGTCTCCGGCAAGGACGTCGCCTACCGGCCGGTCCCGGTCGAGGAGCTCGGCCGGGCCGGCTTCGTCCACCAGCTGATCGCGTCGGGCCTGGTCTCCCAGCCGTCCGCCGACCTGGAGAAGCTCATCGGCCGCCAGCCGACGGGCCTGCGCGCGGCGGTCGAGGAGGCGCTCCGCTAG